The window GGAAGATTCACCGGTCTTAAATAATGTAcacattttcagattttcttattattttgatAAGTTGtgctaatttttcccctctttttgtgtctctaaaaatattttcatatacgATGATTGTctctgggaagggaaagggaaatgatactattgtgctataagaaatgaaaaaatatcaatataaacattttaaatatttaaaataattatatgtataataatatatcatatataatttaataaacttataataaaataaattatacatatataattataaaagttaaaataataatatcgtATAGTGTATTATTAACCCAAAATCTGTTTGGTCAGGATCTAAACAATTTACAGAAGATGAATGTCTATTTTATGTTTAAAGAACCCCAGTGAAGTGAGGTGTCTGTCTTCCTAGAAAGGCATATTCCAATGTTAAATTAGTCACACCTACTTCTTTGTATTTGCACAATCCTTTGTGAAATATTAGAAACATCACTGGATTTGGACATAGGAGACATGGAGTCAGATCTAGGAGTTCAAGTCATTACCTCTGGgtctttggtttcctcatctgtaaaatgagagggttggattagatagtctagtcttaaaatgtttttaagcaaaattaaatgtttagtttttaaaataaaatcaagtatATTGcaagttatctatctatctaataataataataaaacaaatgagtACCTTTTAGAGTTCAAGCTTCTTGAAGAAAGGGGCTATgtcacttaaaaattttaatttttacattcacAGAACTTGCTATAAAACTTTACACATAAACAGCACTTAATGTTTGTTTGTTAAAGATCATGCCTGGGTaaaagggcaggtcaattctcttgGAGCCTCTGCAGCTGTGGATTGTGACAGTTGAGGGAGttgcctttactgacacaggtgttgcttgtggactggaaatgaaataaactggaggcagagggaagggaagagaagagaatttagagaatagcaactgctttttagtctctttgtatcatccttTCACACGAGGTCTagattggatctccagcagccactgtcagaaGGCTCCTGTGACATAACATTTATTGAACAGTATTAAAGAAATTTAcactgaaataaataattttattcattttgtttcaatcttctggggaaaaaaaaaaacgatgGTCACCTAGAACTATTCTATTCCATTATATATCTAGGAGACACGTCACAGATGCCACAGAATGAAAAATTAGCATAGACTGAAAACCATTGTGTTTGAAAGTCAGAAACTCAGTGCTGACACTTTCTACCTATGTGTCTTTGAAAAACCACTCACCTgagctttggttttctcatttgtgaaatgaatatTGTATTAGCTACCTTATCCATGCCCCAGGGATTTTTTGAGGTACCAAAGAGACAGCCTATGTAAAGCTTTCCCTTATCTGTTCATGGAAGATTAATTCCTACATACTGAACATATAGAGAAACCTGCTTTCCCACTTATTTGTGGCTAGAATGAGCAAACACTTTGAGATTTCAAAGCATCCATAATGCTTTCTCatttcaatagaatataagctttttgacaACACTGGCAATTTCATTTTTTGCTCCTTCGAATTCCCAACACCTTATATATGTTCTTAGGCATGTCCGTTCTTGCTggtgttcatttgtttcagttgtgtcctactctttgtaatctcatttgggatttacttggcaaagatattggagtggtttcccattcctttttccagatcattttacagatgaagagactaatacaaacaggatgaagtgacttgcccagtatcggacaactaataagtatctaagaccagatatgaactcaaaaAAAATGAGTCCTCTTCAATGGCAAAAGTAATAGCCAAAGACTACAAGTCAGTGTAAGGCATATCTTTCCTGACTGTAATGCAAAGTTCTTGGGAATCTCAAAAGATAGCCAGCTTcatcaaagaaatacaaacagaTCCCTTGGGACAGATGTGGGAATTGGTGAAATGCTCCAATTTAGAGAGTGGAATGGAGTCAATAAAACATAATGTAAAGGAATAGGAGGTATTATTGATGACCTCATTTCAGGTTCTAAATAAGACATTTGATAGTTGAGTGCTTTGACGCCAATGATGAcctcttagcctcagttcattttattgtaaaatgaaagagttggagtCAAtagatttcttctagctctgataGTTCACATTCTGTGTACATTCTAACATCTCTCTGTTCTGGCATTCTGTGTTATGTAGTCTAAAGTGTCTCCTATGATTTTAGTTGACCTTATATTCTAGATGTCtatgaaatatattaattataccaAATCCATATAACAAGACCCAAAGATACCAAGAAGGGTTGCTGTACtatttctgaagttttttttttttgtttttttttttttcctgagacatttggggttaagtaacttgcccttACAAGCAAGGTACCTCAAAAAAATCCCTGGAGCATGGGTTAGGTAGTTAATACTatattcatttcacaaatgagaaaaccaaagctcagctaggaagtgttaagtgtctgagaccagatttgaagtcacaggactggtgctctatccactgcgccaccaaCTTCCACTgaagtttttaattgtttcttgggTATAAGATACCGCTTTATTTCTTTTAGATGCCTATGACAAAATACATACACTTCAACATAATGTAGATGTTActctttgactttgttttcaatGAGGATCAGTGACATAGGTAATGAaaagcaagatttggcaactttctgaatcccttaaaaaaaaaaaaaaggaaaagagatgtaTAATCCCCTCAGTTAGCTTCTATCCCCTGGGACATACAAGATTTCCCACTTGAATTATACTTTCTAGGTGAGTCTATGAAATTCCTCAGGGATAAAACTCCTCATTATCATCCCTATTATAAATCCTTCTAGAGCAGATCTTTCTTGGAACTTATTactatgaaaatacattttgcttCACAGGTAGGACAAACGGTTCCGAAAAATGAAGTCAGAAATTTATTCACAcactctgatttttttccccattgaattTCATTGATTTTATAATGTGGCATTTTAATGCTAGAGtttgggaaaaggaggaaagaaaaagggatttgGGAGTTTTGTGCAGAAAATGATAACCCAGATCATAGAAGAGACAACAATATACTAAGAGATAGGATAGCTAGATTCTAGTCTTTTCTTTGCCACTGACTCCTCACTTAATATTTTCCTGTGTGAAATAATGGAGTATTGACATCGATGTTCCTTCAGGCTATAAAATTCTGACTGTAATCTATGAGGTTTTTTCTACAGGTAAGATTCAATGAAATAcctttttataaatggaaatcaGGCTgagtatttgtttttttatctttctttttctataccattataaaaataattctcatttattttcttacatataataattacaatgttttacaatttacaaagtattATCTCTGCAGcaattatatgaaaaagatattgtagctattatcttttttctttcttcctctttccctctctccctttctttcttcttaccttccttccctcctccctaacttccttccttcctttcttctttctctccttccttctctttccttttctccttccttcctatctttctttctttttctttcattgtttctttcttttttcttccttccttttttatttcctttttttctttttctttcttcttcttctttttattttttaagcaataTTGGGACCAAGAGGACCATCAGAGATGGGGTGGAAAGAAGGTTAAAGggttaaaatatttaattctcagtttgcttttgttttctcatccatgtaaaattatttttccatgagGAAGGATGGAACAAAATTAGTTCAGAAGTGGAAACCCAAGTCAAATGAAGTGATTAAGGCAAGCTCTACCTGACCCAGTGAATTATACTTATTAGTTCTAGATGAATGAAATCCTACAACACTTAAGGAATTTGTAATTGTGATTGTAATGCCACTGTTGATGgtcttaaaatcatttttggaagcaaattgaaaaaaagacTAGGTGaaccaaatttcatttttttaaaaaagcatattttgTAGTCTATTGAAAAGTAGGGTTGATTTTTATTCCTGACAAAATTTtggaataatattataatttgttaGCAATTAGAATCAGAAACAATGATTATTGAGACAAGAAGAGCTTCTTCAAGAATAAGTCttgcaaattatttatttaccaATTAAACTGGTTCTatgattaatcaatcaatcagaatCTATGAAGTATATACTCTATTCCAGGCATATTGTTAAGTGATAgagatataaatggaaagaaagcataaaaatccCTACTTAtggaaaatttatattcaaataggGGGTAGGATACTACACGTATAGGTAAAAATACATACCCCAAAAGTTTTAGGATAATCAAAGAGTAACCTGAAAATTGTGGGAGACCTTGTAATGCAACATAAatcttaataaaaacaaatatctatAAAAAGTAGTTCCAATATCTGGGAGTCCAGAAGGAAGGAAACCAATAGCTGGGAAAGATCAAGAATAGGTTGATGAAGAACAAGATTCTTAGATTGATTTTTAACAATAGAAAGGCCTTAATGTggtggagacaaaaaggaaataaattccagCCATAAAGGCTTGAATTGTAAATAAGATAGAAAGATGGGAATTTTATGAGGGAGGAATAGAGAAAAGTCTGtcctaaaattataaaatacttacaTTTAAGCAAAGAATCTGATAAAGGTTCCCATACTATGCTTGTGAATGAGATGAAAAGGGATTAACTAAATTATAAtagctaattggtgcagtggatacaagACCTGGACTGGAGTGAGGCAGAtttatctttttgagttcaaatctattctcagatacttactaattgtatgaccatgagcaagttacttaaccttgtttgtttcagtttcctcatgtataaaataagctggagaaagaaatgtcaaactacactagtatttttgccaagaaaatagcAAATGGGGCCAGGAAAAGTCAGAGTTGACTGCAACAACTGAGCAACAAGACAAgaaaatattcaatgaattaGTTGATTACCTGGATCCAATGAGCAATAACTAATCAGTCAAAATCAAATTCATGTTTGTAGCTATAATGGAATCCTCTGGAATTTGTCTTTGGCTCTGTGCTAGTAAACTTTTTTTATCTTGGTAAGggtaaaaaatgaatttggaaaatgTGATGtgaaatgaaattggaaaaaaaatactattaagtgggaaacaaacaaacactttTACCAATTCTTTGAATAAGGGAATAAAGGCCACATCTCAGACTTTCAAATAGGACAAAGCTTGGACAGAAAGATTGAAGCCTGAGAGACAGAGCCCATATTCCAATATTTCTCAATAGGCAAATATAATGAGCTAAACACACTCAGCGGATATTTCATGGGGAACAAGTAAAAGATTTATATTTCAGGTAAAATATCCACCTTCACATATACAGAATAAGAATCAGAATGGCAAGGGATGTCATAGGCTTTCTATGAGTAGTTCATAATGGGGTTCACAGATCTACTGTGGAATTCATAAATCGATTTCTGGGGAATCTTTGAATGtggattggaaaaaaatatatagatataatttgtttcctttgaaattctatttAAGATAAGcttggagaagttaaatgactttcctgtaTTCAAACAATAATTTCAGAGCTAAGATATTCATTGAGGTCATCCAGTATCCCTAGCTGCTTCTTACCACTGGGGAATTGCCACCACAAGCTGCCTTGTTCATTCAAGGAAGTGTTTTGAGTAGAAGTAATGGAAATAAAAGCACAGAGTGAAAgttgaggaagaaaatggaagtcatttactttaaaaagaaaaattttctcttttatttatattactttttgcATTTCATGTCCCTCATAACTTAGGAAATACGAAACCAAGGAGTGTGGAGCTCCTTTGGAGAAGTGATGACTAAGAATGTCACAACAAATCCCCAGTTTATTCTCCTAGGACTGACCCATCGCCTGGAACTTCAGGTCTTATTCTTTGTCCTCTTTCTAATCATCTACATCATCACTGTGGTGGGGAACCTGGGGATGATGGTGCTAGTGAGAATCACTCCCCGGCTTCACACACCCATGTACTTTTTCCTGAGTCACTTATCTTTTGCGGACCTCTGTTTCTCTTCCAATGTAAGTCCAAAAATGCTGGAGACTTTCATAGTGAAAAAGACCACCATCACCTACTCAGCCTGCTTGGTGCAGTGTTACCTTTTCATTGCTTTGGTCCATGTGGAAATCTACATCCTGGCTGTGATGGCTTTTGATCGCTACATGGCCATCTGCAATCCTCTGCTCTATGGCAGTAAGATGTCCCCAACTGTCTGCTCCTCTCTCATCTCAGTGCCTTATGTCTATGGCTCCCTCACAGGCCTCATGGAGACCATGTGGACCTATAGCTTATCATTCTGTGGCCCCAATGAGATTAATCATTTCTACTGTGCTGACCCTCCTCTCATCAAATTAGCTTGTTCTAGTACTTACAACAAAGAAACATCAATGTTTGTTGTTGCTGGGTTTAACCTCACCTTTTCCCTGCTCATCATTCTCATCTCCTATCTGTACATTTTCCCAGCAATCTTCAGGCTTCGCTCTGCAGACAGCAGACGTAAGGCCTTCTCTACCTGTGGGTCTCACCTGACAGCTGTCACTATATTTTATGCAACTCTCTTCTTCATGTACCTAACACCACCCTCTGAGAAATCTGTGGAACGAGGGAAAATGGTAGCTGTGTTTTATACCACAGTGATCCCCATGTTGAACCCTATGATTTATAGTTTAAGGAACAAAGATGTTAAAGAAGCCTTAAGCAAAGAACTCTTCAAAAAAGAACTTTCCAAATAAATTTCAGTGTTGGGTTGTCTAAAATAGTTTATTACTTTAAAAGCTAATATTGTTAGTAAAACTTCAAAtctatgttttgtcttttttcactttttatcataatgatttatatttacttagcagctgtaaaattaaatattttttcctagttaaagtttaaaaattaatcattacaataaaataaattttggaattttaaaatttaatcagatATTCCAAATTACAGATTGGACTAttattaatatgaatataattataatgtatagtatttatgCTATTAGATTGtttacttcaaagttgttttttctgttcttatatatgtgtattatatctCTACCAACAAAACAGAATCTTCTGAAAGCTAGAGactttaatttttgtcttcatgTGCCTAGCATCTTGCACAGATTCTGGCATTTAGAAGGTACTTGATgaaacattgtaaagacaaacaactatAAAAAACTTAAGAAGTCTGATCCATACAATGACCAAtcatcatttaaagaaaattaatgatgTTTTTTGCTCACCttttaatgtaaacaaaatagactggttttaaaaagagatatatttTTGGATATAACTCAAgtgataatttattttgttttattatgattatttatcttttttttttgctttgttttgttttccttgggtGTGAGGGACATTGtagagagagaattttatttaattgaaaacaCAGATTCTTATTAATGATTGGCAGCTTATTATATTATCTGATCTATGGATACTTTAGTATCTGTATACAGTATACACTGAACCATAACAATGTGGGATCTCTTCAGAAAGTCAATTCCTTTTTCTGGACACCAATTTTCTTCATCCATGAAGTGACCATTAAAAAGATTGCATTTTAAGTTCACTGTAGCTCTCTGACCCTTGGATTCATTaaccatttcttttaaaattcctgcATTATTTCTGAACTTTTCCCATGCCAGTGGTGTGATGTCAAGTCATACTATATCTCTGGTCAGCAGAGGATTTTCCCCCAGTAGGAGGAAAGGAGATACAAGCAGAGAAAAATCCTATAATACTGGTGCATCTAAAGATATAACACAGTGAGGaccaaaggaaaatttattagCATTTGTGTACTTCTTTAATCAATTTCTTCATGATTGCTGGATTCAGAACttcttgggttgtttttttttcttttcttttttttttttttagtttagaatggtatatttataaaaaagagtctagtttcttttttttttcttttttttaattgactttgaACTTTTCTATCTACTTGAATATAATCATGCAGCTGTGGAAAAGATGATTTACTGGAatcattatattttctccatcatctctTGGTACTTGAATGAACTTTAGAGCCAAGGAGTTGATTAAGTAGATTACATGTGTTCCGTATATCCTTATATGTActatttatattgtataaaaaaagcaaaatgtgtATATGGGGTATGGTTAAGGTTAACAAAATGTTGGACTGTTTTTTGGTTCCTTACCAGTTACCAATATTTCATTTACTTGTAGAAGAAAGAATTATTGTCAAAAGCCTGTTATAGTaagcaaagaagaagaaatagaaattatctacAAATGAAATTCTTGAGTATATGGAATAATCAAACTTTACAATAACTATTAAGTAAAATACatgaacagaagtagaaggaatGACATTTGAGACTTTCTGagactttcattttatagaagaggaaaatgaagtcttGATGGGGGTTAAGTGATGTGGCTTAGGTTAAATACTTAAAAAGCTAAGTCCTGTCTCCAAGGTCAATGCTCTGATCATTGTACCATATGGGATCtcttataattatttattgaatacctcTAGTTTATTGCAGTATGTTGTTGTGTTGGCTTGGTCATTTCAAACATATTCTACTCTTCATTACACCATATGggaattttcttgtcaaagacaatGAAGTGGTTTGGTATTTCtacctccagctcattttacaaagtaggaaactgaggcagagagggtgaaatgacttgaccaggatcatacagatagtaagaaTCTGAGACTAGTTTTGATCTCACAAAgactgagtcttcctgactccagaactgatactctatctactatacaaCCTAGTTGCCATGAAAGAAATATAGGCTTGATCTACTGCACTCAAACGGATCTTATCTCTCATAGTTGGGACAATGTTTATACAATAAGAAATCTTCCTGGATTATGTTTAACTGTCACATTGGCTAGGGGTATTATTCTATTCCAAAACTGTTAACAGTTTATTGATGTACTGTACAGAGGTCTGATTTCCTTGCATACTTGTGACAAAACCATGATGCAACACAAGTAATGCTGAGTATAAAAGAAAACAGGCCCATATTTCCAAATCCCAATGCAATCCTACTGATTGGCAAAATCCTCTGGGCATATTCAAGATTTCCCACTTGAATTGCTCCTTCTTCATACATTTGAGAAAATCTTATGAAATATCAAGTATCAGACTAGATATAAATGCTTCCTCAGCAGACAATCTTCTGACCTTAGTGTCACTATGAAAATGCCATTTCTTTCACAGGTAAGATTGAAAAGAAATCTGTGTAATGAATTTATATCCCATGGAGTGGTGTTCCAATGTGTATAAGGATTGGATTGGGAAAATGGAAGATAGGGAAGAGATTTGCTCATAAAAATAACAAGTTAACTGATGATGATAAGAGATCAGGAGACAGCTTTTAATCATGCCATGCTACTATCTGGAAAGGAtgttttttctctgttctctACATTTTGACctgcttatttataaaatgggggcaGAGGGAAGGTGGAGTGAACTGTATGCCATCAAAAGTCTCTTCTAATTCTCAAGTTttatgctgttattattttacattgtGTACATTCAATAGAATGTTTCTAAAAATGGAAAGGAGACAGAGTgggttttattcattttattataaattttctaGAATATTATCTATATACTTCTTTGGaattacaaaaaaatagaatttgagaaaagaagaaccttagagattatccaTCTCATTCATTTTGCAGACGATTTTGCATTAGATAATGACaatgaaacattttcatattatttgaaatttacaaaatacatttctCATTATAAGACAGGCTGTGTGGGTCTTATTGCTGCTCCCTTTTTCCAAAAGATGAAACGGATTCTTATAGAGGGCAAATAGCTGGTCTAAACAAATAGAGTAGATCTCCAATATATGCAGCCATTAGTGTCTACTGTCTCTCTAACATTCTCTTCTCAGGTAGTTCATGTCCCCAGCTCCTGTTTATTGTCCAATGGGAGTTCTACCAAGGCCATAATACTTTTATGGCTTAGATTATCAAAAGAACTAAAGCTAAGGAATATTGATAGTCCTATaatccaacctccttattttacagatgaataaacctGAAGCTCAAAGAGTTTAAATAACCTGTCCATGTAATCACAGGAAGTAACAAAGCCAAAACTCAAACTCAGTTTTTGTGACTCGCaatttgttggttttgttgtttgtcctttgttcttgaagacaaccatgacctcagggaggggatgccataacatgcaagtgaattggatggaagtGAATTAGGGCTGtgaaaggtcacctgcctcactttctcttttagATCTATCTGGCTCCAATGGCAAGacataaattaagacaactggagatggccctggatgaaatgggagaccttggcctttttaaattaaggtgtTCAACAGGAGTCAATATTTTGGCGTTGTCTCCTATGATACTTCTTATTAAAGACGtgcaaatgtaaatttttttttctaaaaatctataATTCATCAACTCATTTATGGGTATGAGTTTTGCTTTCTGAACTGGCTTTGGATTTATACCAATTGAActgaaaatgaatttatgaattctTCAAGATTAGGtctctctattttccttttaaattataatattaattcagTGTACAATCTGATGAAAATCattcatttgctttatttttctagatctttatttcctcatctgtgaaacaaaTCATCTTTACTCTGTCTAGCTTACAGAGATTATAAAAAGACTAGAGAAGGTAACCAATACCGAAATATTTACAAGTTTAAATCTTCAGCAAATTGTAGATAGAATTAATTTGTCAATAGGATGCTGAATTTAAGCTTATTTCTATGATTTCAGACTTTTGGGGAAAGGGCATCTACCGTCTTCTTTTTAATTAGAAGTATCAGTTTTCAAgtctactttttttcatttgaaaggctagagagagagacagagctggggagggagggatggaggggagaaagaagtGATAGTGAGACCAAGCAGCTTAGTTCTTAACTCCTTGAAACtgaataattttccttctttagatcattttctttaatctgaCTACAGCTTCTGGCTTCTCAgtcttctctctctttaataGTATGATTATTAATTGTAACTCCCTCAATAccatctttttttccatcttcctgTACTCCCTTTCCAAATCTTTCCTTTacccatctttttctttctaagacAATCTCTTCTACCTTTAAAATCTTTCAGGGTCTACTAATGATCATTTCACAAAAATAACCCTTTCCCAAATCACATTCAATGGAACTCCTTATTAGAGAATATAGAGTGGTGATTTTTCATGGCACAAAGCTCTTCCTGGAGCATATTGGGACATACTTTATGTGCTCAACTATTCAGTCTATGGGTATGGCTGGTCTTATGATTAAATTAGCATTTAAATCCTCAAAGCTAAGAAAATTTTCCAGGAAGTTGTGTTTTTAAATACTACTCACCTTCTCTTGATCTGACTTATAGAAAGTccttaatatattaaaatttattttttaaaaaagtttcttgcCAGAAATAGTAGAttgttgtgttgtgttgtttTTAGATTATTTGCTTTTGTAATTTTATGATTAACTTGTCttgctttatatataaatttgtgtgATAGAATTAcccttattttaaataaagttatatACTGAGAGGAAGGTAAGTTGATAGAATAAACAAAAGGTTAGCAAAGTAGTAGAGTATAACAAATAGGGTGCCAGCCTTGCTGCTAGGAACATTTTGGTTTACATCCTATTTTTGATACAAACTAATTTATCTGATTATTTGTAAGACACTTGACCTCTCTGCCAAAGGGCTTGCCAAATCTTCTGCCATTTGCAATGGGACAAAAAGTTTTCATACTGCAAGACCCCTATGTAAGATGAAGTCAcggctttaaaaaataataaaaagcaaatatgaaTATAACAGTAAATAAGAAGATGAGATCAATGAGAAGGTCCCTGTGAGGTCAAAGGAAAGGGACATAGAGATGGCACACAGAAAGAGAAGTAGGGAATAAGTcaaacttcatttattttataattttaattttatcatgcTTGACAAATGTGCTGATAATTTAgtagtatatgtaaaatatttttaaaaatattgtgggCTTAAAATGGGATTGATTTCTCAAATACTTTCCAGGGAAGCAGGGAGTAATAAAAGCATTCTGTATTgcttacttaataaataataacccTGCTATATTATATTCAGTTGAAGTCCTATATTTTAGAAAGGGAAATTGAACAGTTGCAGTAGATTTGGAGTATTTTGGCCAGAATGGtaagaggataaaaaaaaaaaaaacatttcccacAAGAATCAAGAATTAGTTGGAGTATTGTGAAGCAATGATTCAATGGAAGTGataaatttcttcaaatatttaaaaaattgtaatggGAAAGTTAAGGTTTATTCCACATGGTCCTGGAGTCTAGAAAAGACCAACACTGGGAGAAGTTATGGTGACAAATTTTGATTCAaatcaaggaaaaacaaacaaacaaaaatgtccCTATAACTATATCTATGCCAAAGTGGAGTGGGTTGGCTTTGGATTTAGATAGAGGGCTTGCCATTTCTGCCATTGTTCAGCCAAAAGCTGAGGGACCATTGGCAGAAGATGCTAGAAGTGGAACTCATTATATGGGCAAGTGTTGGTCTTGCCTCCTGAATCTTATGCTTATGAGTTTATGTTACAGACAGAATAGAGATTCAGATGGAGGGGAATATCATATGTCCACATTAAGGCAACAAATGAAGACAAACTACTTGAACATTTCAATTTAGGGAGGCAGGTTAT of the Sarcophilus harrisii chromosome 6, mSarHar1.11, whole genome shotgun sequence genome contains:
- the LOC100926076 gene encoding olfactory receptor 5M8-like isoform X2 is translated as MINQSIRIYEFILLGLTHRLELQVLFFVLFLIIYIITVVGNLGMMVLVRITPRLHTPMYFFLSHLSFADLCFSSNVSPKMLETFIVKKTTITYSACLVQCYLFIALVHVEIYILAVMAFDRYMAICNPLLYGSKMSPTVCSSLISVPYVYGSLTGLMETMWTYSLSFCGPNEINHFYCADPPLIKLACSSTYNKETSMFVVAGFNLTFSLLIILISYLYIFPAIFRLRSADSRRKAFSTCGSHLTAVTIFYATLFFMYLTPPSEKSVERGKMVAVFYTTVIPMLNPMIYSLRNKDVKEALSKELFKKELSK
- the LOC100926076 gene encoding olfactory receptor 5M8-like isoform X1 translates to MTKNVTTNPQFILLGLTHRLELQVLFFVLFLIIYIITVVGNLGMMVLVRITPRLHTPMYFFLSHLSFADLCFSSNVSPKMLETFIVKKTTITYSACLVQCYLFIALVHVEIYILAVMAFDRYMAICNPLLYGSKMSPTVCSSLISVPYVYGSLTGLMETMWTYSLSFCGPNEINHFYCADPPLIKLACSSTYNKETSMFVVAGFNLTFSLLIILISYLYIFPAIFRLRSADSRRKAFSTCGSHLTAVTIFYATLFFMYLTPPSEKSVERGKMVAVFYTTVIPMLNPMIYSLRNKDVKEALSKELFKKELSK